The genomic region ATCCTGAAATACACCTCTCTGGCCTATATCATAGGTGCTCCGGATCTGATGACTCAGGGCAAATTTATAGCCAGCCGCAATTACCAGTTCTTTCGCGTTTACCTGATAGCAGCGATAATATATCTCGTAATAGTCACCATATCAACCTGGCTTGTCGACAGGCTGGAGGACAAAATCAGGATACCCGGTTTTAGAGGAGAAGAAAACTTTTAAAGGATCTTCTTGTCTTTAGTTGGTTAATAGGCGCGTAAAAAACATCATTTAGTTGTACTGTAAGATATAAAGCTTCGTTCACAATGAAATTTTTCTCCGGCCTAAGTTTAGTTTTCGGCCAAAAAATTGCGCAATTTTTTATCTGAATTTTAGAATCAACTGTTCCCATTCATCCATGGGAGAAGCCAGCAGATATTTTATCTCCGAGCGGCGGGCCTCGGGGAAAAAGCTTTCCAGCATTCTAATTTCCCCCTCTTTTCTGGCTTTTTGATATTCATCAAATACCTGTCTTTCTCCGCTGCCGATAACCAGCCTGTATCGACCTGGGCAGGCAATTTCCACTCTGATCTCCTCGCCGGATTTTAAACGACCGATAAATTCAGCCATCTTTTGAGTTCCCCCCTTATTATCTGCCGGTTAGAAAAAGATTTCCAGGACCAGGAGAAACATTCCCAGAATCGCAGCAGACGGCAGGATAATTTTCCAGTGATTTAATCCCATATAACGCGGCAGGGTGGCCTCAGAAAAACCCTCTCCTTCGAAAACACCCCCGAATCTTTCCTTAAATACCGCATATAAGGCTGCTCCCAGAGTTATACCGACCAGCCCGGGAATGAGAGCGTCCAGATTGCCCTGACCGGCAGCTCCCGCCAGCGTTCCCGGGCAATAACCCAGCACGGCAAATCCGATGCCAAAAATCAACCCGCCCGGAATCACCATTTTGAGCGGAGGGTTCTTGGGAGAAAGCTGAACCCATCCCAGATCATAGAGGGCATAAATACCGATCATGCCAACAATCACAGCCGTCAAAATAATCTTCAAAACAGTAAAATCATCCAGCTTCAGCTGTCCGACGATAACATTATAACGGGTTACGCCACCTTTCTGCAGCAAAAAACCAAAAATTATACCGGTCAAAAGTCCCTTTAACAATCGGGGAAAGCTCTCTCTTCTCATTTTAAATCACCTCTGCAAATTCTCAATCCAAAAAAACCGATGTTGAAGACAAAACTCACAGTATCACCATTGCCGCTGCTATTCCTCCGATGAAAAAACATGCGGCGGCTATCCAGCTGCTTATGCTCAGCTGCAGCGTGCCGCTGATGCCGTGACCGCTGGTGCAGCCTCCGGCAAAGCGGGCACCAAAACCTATAAAAATGCCTCCTAAAAGAGCCGAAAAAAATCTTCCCGCGGCAGTTATATTCAAAAAAGAGGGATAATCCGTTGGAGGTCTCATACTCAAAGAAAAACTGCCTGAAAGCACTGAGGAGATAAAGCTGCCGACAAAAATGCCGATCACCAGCATCATCTGCCAGTCAATTTTAGGAGCATAATCACGGTAATAACTCAATCTATCGGTCACCGAACTGTCTTTTTGTTCCCAGATCAGTCCGGACGTTCGAGCAAAAGTGGTTGAAGCTCCCAGGGCTTTTCTGGAAAAAAGAAAAGAGAGCCAGCTCAAAACTCCTATGCCGATCCCCACCAGATAGGGCGACCAGGTCGTTCTCATCAAAAATTCCATAATTCAGCACCTCCTGCCGGGCCTTTCAGTCCCGACCCGTATAATGATTATCTTCAGAATTAGATATTTAACGAATTAACTCTTGAAAAACACCATCAAGTTTGATATATTTCTATAGTAACAAGTATATAAGTATCCAGCAGCTGGAAGAGTAGCCAGTAGTCCAGCAGAAAAATGCATTAGGAGGGAAACCGATGTCTGCAAGCAAGCGAGAATCAAGCAGCTGGGATTGGCGTAAAACACTGCAGCGGGAAACCGTGAAAGCAGGCTTTGTCCCACGCAAAAGCTTCAGCAGTTTTCGCGACTCCTAAAAGTTATAATACTGACGGGAGACGGAGCTGAAGTATCCTAAACTCTAAACTTTTTGAAGCCGGGTGAAGTTCACATTTAAGTGAGCTTCACCCGGTTTCGTTATTTTTATTTTTAGCTTTCAGCTGCCGGTATCAGCCAGACCTTCTGAAACATCCTGATCGAAATGAACATCCTGCTGAGGATATGGTATATCGATGCCAGCTCTGTCCAATCTCTTTTTGACCTCTTCATGCATGTAAAACCAGACATCCCAGTAATGATCTGGATTGATCCAGACCCGGGTGAAAATTTCCACCGAGCTGCCGGCATGTTCGCCAACTCTGATCGTGGGCTCCGGTTTGGAATATATCAGCTCACATTTTTCAGCTATATCCTGGATGATTTTTTTGGCCCTCTCAAAATCATCGTCATAGCCTATGCCGAACTGCATATCCAGCCGCCGCTTGCTGGTCTCAGAAAAGTTGAGAATTCTCTCGTTGGCAAGATTGCCGTTGGGAATATAAAGCTTCTGCTGCTGAGGAGTATAGATGGTAGTATAGAGAATTTGAATTTCATCGACTGTACCCCAATCACCGCCTACGCTAATAAAATCCCCTACTTCGAAGGGACGAAAAAGCAGCAGTATTACTCCACCGGCAAAATTCGATAGACTGCCCTGCAGCGCCAGACCGGCAGCAAAACTGGCGGCACCTATTATTGCCACAAATGAGGTCATCTCTATTCCGGCCGTGCCCAGTGCACTTATGGCCAGTACAATTATCAGCACAACTTTGGCCATCGAATTTATAAATCCGGCCAGAGTCGGATCTACCCTGTCTTTCATCGAGCGTCTGAGAAATTTAAGCCCGCCTTTAATGGCAAACCATCCTATAGCAAAGATCAGCACACCGGCCAGAAGATTTAAAGCATGATGCTGAATTACGGATAATATGTACTGAGTATTCACGTAATAACCCTCCCGCAAGTATGTATTTTAGGATCTTCTTGTCTTCAGTTTGGTTATACGATATCTATCAACTGATAACAAGAAGATCCGTGTTTATTACGTTTTGAGGTTTTTCTCCATATCATTTGGTCGATATATCTTTACTCATATTCATACTGCCTGTATCAGGGAAGAACCCTCTTTAATATTATATCATAGCCTCTTTATTCAATCATCCCCAAATTAATTCCGGGCTTATATTACTACCAATAGATATCAAAAAGCCCCGCCTGCCAGGAGAGCCAGTATTCCTGCAGCGGGGCTTTGCCAAAAATAATTCTTGAGAAGATTTATCTTTTCTTACAGACGCTTTACCTTTATCAGGGCAGGCTCGCCATTTAATTCGAATTCATCGGCTTCTTTCAGGTCCGACTCCTCGACCGAAATGATTTCATCAGCCAGAGTCTCCTCGCTGATATAATCATGGAATTGCTCTACCGCCCTGTCTATCTCCTGGCTGCTGGAATAGTATATTTTTATTCTATCCAGCACATCGAAATCATGCTTTTTACGCAGATTCTGGACCCTGGAGATGAATTCCCGCGCATATCCTTCTGCTTTTAGTTCGGGAGAGAGCTCTGTTTCCAGAATTATGAACTCGTTATCCTCCATGCCGATAGAATATCCCTCACGGCTGCTAATATTGATGATGACTTCCTCTTCGCCGAAGGTAAATTTTTCCCCATCAAGATCGACGGTCAGTTTCTCTCCCGCCTCCAGCTTTTTGGCAGTCTTCCGGGAGTCCATTTCGGCCAGAGAGCCGGCGAAAAGTTTGACCTTATCGCGCAGCTGAGGTCCGACCTTTTCAAAATTGGGTTTAACTTCATATTCCATATACTGCCCGGGATCTTCAGTGTGTTCAACTTTTTTGACATTCAGTTCCTCTTTCAGCAGAGGTTTGAGCTCTGCCAGTTTATCTTTATGATCGGAAGATATGAGCACCCGGGCTATCGGCTGTCTTACTTTGAGCTCTTCTGCTTCCCGGGCTGCCCTGCCCATGGTCACCAGGTCTCGAACAAGCCCCATTCTTTCCTCCAGATCCTCCGCGATGAGCTCATTATCGGCTCCGGGATAATCCTGGAGATGCACCGATTCTGAGTCGGTCAGACTGCGGTGCACATCATCCGATATGAAAGGGGCAAAAGGAGCGATGGCCCGGGCCAGCTTCTCCAGTACCTCGTAGGTGGTCTGAAACACAGATTTCTTATCGCGGTCAAGCTCATCAGCCCAGAATCTGCGCCGACAGCGGCGAATATACCAGTTGGATAGATCTTCATCTATGAAATCCTGCAGTTCTCTGACAGCATTGGTCAGATGATATTCATCCATCTGTTTTTCAACCTCGGCCAGCGTGCTGTGCAGCCGCGATATTACCCAGCGGTCGATCCTATTTCTTTCCTCGAGGTCCACAGAAAACTCCCGGGGATCAATTTCGTCGGTATTCGCATAAAGTTTAAAGAAATAGTAGACGTTTTTAAGCGTGCGATAAAATTTGCTGTCTATCTCCTGCATCCCTTCCTCATCGAAGCGGGTGGGAGTCCAGGGAGGCGAGACCTGCAGGAGATACCAGCGCAGAACATCGGCCCCATATTTTTCGAACATGTTGAAAGGATCAACGGTATTTCCGCGCGATTTGGACATCTTTTTGCCTTCAGCGTCCAGTATAAGATCATTTACCAGCACCCTCTTGTAGGGTGATTCACCGGTTATGAATGAGGATATTGCTATCAGAGAATAAAACCAGCCTCTGGTCTGATCTATGCCCTCACATATGAAATCAGCCGGGAACTGCTCCTCAAAAACATCTTCGTTTTCGAAGGGATAATGCCACTGGGCAAAGGGCATAGAACCGCTGTCAAACCAGCAATCAATGACCTCTTCCACTCTTTGCATATCGCCGCCGCATTCCGGACATTCCAGCAGAACTTCGTCGACATAAGGGCGGTGCAGTTCGATATCCTCGGACACCTCATTGACAGCTCGCTCGCGCATCTCATCCACCGAGGCCACCGAAGTGAGTTCTCCACAGTCACAGCGCCAGATATTGAGCGGGGTCCCCCAGTAACGATTACGCGATAAAGCCCAGTCCTGAAGATTTTCCAGCCAGTTGCCGAATCTTTTTTCGCCCACAAAATCAGGATACCATTCCACGCCGTCATTATTTTCGATGAGTCTCTCCTTAATTCTGGTCATCTCGATATACCAGCTCCCCCGTGCGTAGTAAAGCAGGGGAGTGTCACAGCGCCAGCAGTGAGGATAATTGTGATCGACCTTCTGGGAGCGGACCAGCTTTTCATTATCGATAAGCCATTCGACTATGTTTTCATTGGCATCCATCACAAATTGACCTTCCCAGGGAGTGTCGGTATATTTTCCGTCTTCGTTAACAGGCTGGAGAACCGGAAGATCATATTTTTGACCCGTTTTGTAGTCTTCCTCTCCAAAAGCAGGAGCGCTGTGTACTATTCCAGTACCCTCTTCTGCGGTGACATAATCACCCAGAGTTACGTAAAAAGCGTCTTTGTCGGATTTAACCTCCACAAAAGGCATGATCTGTTCGTATTCTATACCTTCGAGCTCTTCTCCTTTAACCCGTTCAACAATCTCATAATCTTCGACAAATACCTCTTCCGCCCGGTCTTTTTCGATGTAATAAAGATCTCCCTGATAGCGGGCTTTCACGTAGGTTTTATCGGGGTGAACCGTCAGGGTCACATTGGCCGCTAAGGTCCAGGGAGTTGTGGTCCAGATGAGAAAATACTCGTTTTTATCTTTGCGCTTTACCCGGACGTAAACACTGTTGCTGGTGATCTCTTCATAACCCTGTGCCACTTCATGCGAGGCCAGGCCGGTGCCGCAGCGGGCGCAGTAAGGAAGTATTTTATGTCCCTCGTAAATAAATCCTTCCTCAAAGAATTGGTCGAGTATCCACCAGACCGATTCGATATAATCATTTTCCAGTGTGATATAGGGATCATCCATATCTATCAGATAACCCATCCGCTCGGTCATCTCACGCCACTGCTCTTCATATTCAAAGACCGATTGTCGGCACTTTTGATTGAATTCGTCTATGCCGTATTCTTCGATTTCTTCTTTGCTGTTCAGATCCAGCTCCTTTTCGACCTCGATTTCCACGGGAAGACCGTGGGTATCCCAGCCTCCTTTTCTTTTGACCATATAACCCTGCATTGTATGGTAACGACATACGGTGTCTTTTAAGGTGCGGGCGATAACATGATGAATCCCCGGTTTACCGTTGGCAGTCGGAGGACCTTCATAAAAAACATAGGGTTCGTTGTCTTTTCTCTGTTCCACACATTTTTCGAGCAGATTCATATCGTACCATTCATCGGCAATCTCTCTTTCGCGGCTGCCGGGATTCTTTTCCGGCAGGTCGGGAAATTGTGACATAGTTTATCATCACCTCTCCTCCAGGCTATCGTAATATTTTATTTATGAGTGAAATTAAAAAAAGCCCGAGCTTAAAAGCTCAGGACGATGGGGTTACCGTGGTACCACCCGAGTTGCAGCCGCAGGGCTGCCTCTCTGTGCCTTTAACGCCGGCCGCGCAAATCCCTACTGTAAATTTCGAGACTCGAGCTCAGGAAGGATATTCGTCCGCTCTGAGCCGGAGATCTTTCAGCCCGGGGGATCTCCTCTCTTGTCGACTCAGGCTGCAGATTACTATTTCCTTCGACACCTTTATTGAGATATGTCAAAAATATTTGTTCACTCCTTTATGATAAAACAATCCGGCTGATTTGTCAAGAAAAAAACTGCCGCCCGACAAAATAGAGTAGGACCAGCCTTTTACGGCTGGGACCCCTCGTCAAACTGCGCATACGGTTCTCCCGTAAACAGCTTACCGCTATTGTAGCCCCTTTCCAGGGAGTAAGTTATCATCTCCGCGTCACCGCGGATGGGTATTTTACTCCCCTCAGGACACGATGGTAAGTGATTTAAGTCCCAACTGTTTTAGTTCAGCAGTTGGGATTCTTCTATTCTGATGGTAATGAGCTTTCTTGCCTTCCTTATACGACCTTAAACGCATTCTTATCCACTCATTCAAGCTGCGAAAAAGTTTCTTAACATTGCCGTGCCCGAAATAATTCGCCCAACCGCGTATTACTGGATTGAGTCTGGCAATAATTACATCAACCGAAAACGGCTGCTGTCTTCTGGTTATATCCCTTACTTTGTCTTTGAATCTATCCAGTGCTTTTCTGCGGGGGCGCTTGTATCTCCAAGCAATGAATTCGTAACCTAAAAACTCAAAGCCTCTGCCAAAATTGGTGAGTTCAGTTTTGTCAGGGTGCAAAGTGAGGTTAAGCTTTTCCGTGATTATCTCCTCTGTAACATCCATGGCTCTTCTGGCTTTTCTCTTTGACTTTGCTAACACCACAAAATCATCCGCATAACGGACTATTTTGTAACCCCTATCGGTCATCTCTCTATCGAATTGATGCAGATAAACGTTGGCTAAAAGGGGAGATATTACGCCTCCCTGAGGTGTACCGTTAGGTGTGTCTTCAATACCATCTTCAGTCATGACTCCAGCTGTAAGCCACGACCTAATTATCCTAAGCACCCAGCCGTCATTTACCCTCTCTGTGAGGAAGTCCAAAAGCAGGTCCTGATCTATATTATCAAAGTATCCCTTAATATCGGCATCAACTACATGCTTATACCCCTGCTCTCTGTACTCCTCCACCTTCACTATCGCTTCCAGAGCTGACCTATTGGGTCTAAAACCAAAAGAGCAATCACAAAATATCTTCTCAAAGATGGGACTCAATATTCTTCTTACCGTTTCCTGAGCTATCCTATCTTTGACTGTGGGAATACCCAGCGGTCTTTCTCCTCCACTATCCTTGGGTATCATCACCCTCAGCACCGGCGAGGGCTCATAGGTTCCATTCCACAGCTGTCTGTGTAACTCCCTCATATTCTGCTTGTAATTATTCTTGAAATGTTTTATCTCCTGTCCATCTATGCCGGCACTACCCTCATTGGCAAAGACTGTGTGAGCTGCACGGTCCATGTTCCATTTGTCCAGTATCCTGTCCTTGAGTGTATAATAGGTGCACTTTACCATCTTTCACCTGCCTATCCTTCACTTACCAATCCTCCACCTAACATTACTGCTCATAGGGCCCTGTCCTTCCTGATATTATCGACCGCGTCTCTAGGCTTTTACACCAATCGCACCCTCCGATATATCATTACTCAGGTGGCTGTAATGCCGGGTTACTCTGATTTCAGGGTTATGGTTTCCCCTTCCATCCTCCTACCGGCCCCACCGGTCCTAAACCAGCGTTTAAACAGCTCTGCCCTACAAACCACTCATGTTATGTCTCAGATTTCAATAGCGTAGACATCCTTCGCTCAAGCTGACTTTATCCTCCTGCCAGTTACCTGACTATCTTCGGCTCAGCTGTCATCACTACTATGATGTCCTCTGACTTCTGTGATGGCATCACCATAGCTTTCCCGAAAGGGGTTATACCCGGGCTTATCTCTGCCGGTTTCGACAGAAACCATCACAGACCTCCCCCGGTCAATTCAGAAACCACTATCTTTTAGACCATTCCAGCCCTAATCACACCTGACTATCCTGCATGGACTCTCTCGTTTTAGCGCCTCGCGGCCCCTTATTCTCCCAAACAGGCGTCGAACTTCTCCGTTTAAATGGCGGATCGCCATAATCAGATGCCACCTCTGGTTTATATATTATTCTGGACTGGCCTTCACCTCAGACTCTCCAGATTCTGCCTCACGGCAGACACCCTGTCATTGTTGGCTTCACACACCGATACGACGAAAACAGCATGGGCAGGATTCTTATTCCACCTGCTATCTTCTGAATCTACGAGGCACACATCAAAAATGGCCCCGGATATTCTCCGGGGCCAGCAGTCTGCATCAATGCCTTTATATTTTCTTATTAGAGGAACTTCGATACGTAGGGCGAGGAGGTTTCTCCTTCTCCTTCCAATTCGATGAGATTCACCCTCAAAGAAGTGTAATAGTAATATGTTGTCAGCTCGGCCGAAGCATTCTTGACCAGCAGATCCAGCAGCTTATCTACATCAACACCGGCATTTCCACCATTTCTCTAGCTACATTGGCCATAAAATGAATTCCTCCAGTTAGTGAATTTTTATCATTCATAAATTTCTCAATAAGATCTTCTCCATTTTAGCTGGTTTGATATAGCTTCAGTCAAATTCATAATGTTTATTATCGGATAATAATCACTAAATAAATCATACCTTACTCTGGAGAAAAATGATGTAAAAAAGTTATAAATAATAATTGTTTTTATTAAAAGCCAGCTTTTTCCAGGGCATCTTCTACCGCCTCCTGCCAGAGTTCTGAGCTTCCGGTCGCTCCAGTATAGGTCTCCACTTCGTAGGTGTCAGCTTCTTTCATGCGGGCTGCTATCTCCTCCTGCGCTGCGTGAAACTCCTCCCAGCCATAATCTTCATCCTTAAATTGATCACCGGAAATCTCTTCCAGCCTGAGATCCTCTATCCTGTAGCCCTCGGGAGCCTCTTCATCAACTTCGACAGTAACCCGGGCCACACCCCAGCCCCGTTCAACTATGCTGGAAATGCCCATGAAAGTTCCCGAAAAATATTCCTCTCCTTCAGCACGGGCCAGGGCCATCTCCACCGCTTCGATAGCTTTTTCGCTGGTGTTGGTCGCCCCGCTGATGACCTCGACCTCTGAATCATTGGCTTCGACAAATTTCTGCGGGAGTAATTCCATGGCTTCATGCCATTCTTCCCAGTCATAATCATCGCCTTTTTCCCGGGCCATTTCATCATACTCCGTCAAATCAACTCCCACAATCTCGCCGTTGCTGAGGCTGACTTCAGCTTTAACGTATCCGTTTTCATCAGCCTGAGAAAACCCCTGATAAAGTTCTGCTGCCATAATTTCGCCGGCATGAATTAAAGTTCCTCCCAAAACAAAGACAAATAGAAAGGCTGTTATCAAGAAAAACCCCTTTAATCCTTTTCCTTTCAATTTCTATGCCTCCTTTGCTCAGCTATATTCCTGATTATTTGTCTTTCTTAGAATTCTAAATCATAAATCCGGCAGGAGGTTTTACTCAGATGTTTGCTCCCGCCGGATTTGTTCATTCTCCTTATTTAAACAGCCAACTGTATTATAAAACCATCATACTTTTCATGCCTTCTCTAAATTTACCGCCGTAACTTTGAGTTCAGGTATCATGGCTTCAGGATCTAATTCGTCATGGGTAAGTCGATTGGCCGGACTTTCAGCGTAATGAAAAGGCATGAAAACCTGGCCGGGAGCTACAGTATTCCCGATTCTGGCATAAGTTTCCACCTCTCCCCGGCGCGAGGTTACTTTAACCCTATCTCCCTGGCTGACATCCAGCTTTTCGGCATCCTGTTCATTTACCTCCACATAGCCATCGCTTTCAAATTCATCGATTGCCTTCGAATTTCTGGTCATGGTGCCGGTATGATAATGATACAGCATGCGGCCTGTCATCATCACGTGGGTGAAGTCCTCATCTTCTATACCTTCTACAGGCGGCTGATAATGAACGGGATGGAATTTGCCCAGGCCGCGGGCGAACTCCCCCTCGTGCAGGAATTTAGTGCCGGTATCATCTCTGTCCTGGCAGGGCCACTGCAGACGCTCATCTTCCAGCCTGTCATAATAGATGCCGCCGTAAATGGGAGTGAGATCAGCTATCTCTTCCATTATCTCGGCTGTATTTTCGTATTCCATCTCATAACCCATCGCCTGCGCCAGCTCGGAAATGATCTGCCAGTCGGGTTTGGCCTCCCCGGGAGGATCGACTGCCGGTCTTATCTTCTGAATTCTGCGTTCAGTATTGGTTTTTGTGCCCTCTTTTTCGGCAAAACAGGCCGCCGGCAGTACTACATCGGCATATTCTGCCGTATCGGAAAAGAATATATCCTGAACTACTGTAAATTCATTATTTTCCAGAGCTTCGATCACATGCTTTTGATCGGGGTCGGAGAGAACAGGATTTTCTCCCATGATATAAAGCCCTTTAACATCTCCCTCTTCACAGGCGTGGAAAATTTCCACCACCGTAAGACCCGGTTCTTCGGGAAAACCATCTACATCCCAGTAATCAGCGAACTTCTTTCTTATATCCTCATCGGTCACATCCTGATAACCGGGGAATACGTTGGGCAGACCTCCCAGGTCACAGGCGCCCTGAACGTTGCTCTGGCCCCGCAGGGGATTAACACCCGTG from Halarsenatibacter silvermanii harbors:
- a CDS encoding YeeE/YedE thiosulfate transporter family protein codes for the protein MRRESFPRLLKGLLTGIIFGFLLQKGGVTRYNVIVGQLKLDDFTVLKIILTAVIVGMIGIYALYDLGWVQLSPKNPPLKMVIPGGLIFGIGFAVLGYCPGTLAGAAGQGNLDALIPGLVGITLGAALYAVFKERFGGVFEGEGFSEATLPRYMGLNHWKIILPSAAILGMFLLVLEIFF
- a CDS encoding YeeE/YedE thiosulfate transporter family protein, giving the protein MEFLMRTTWSPYLVGIGIGVLSWLSFLFSRKALGASTTFARTSGLIWEQKDSSVTDRLSYYRDYAPKIDWQMMLVIGIFVGSFISSVLSGSFSLSMRPPTDYPSFLNITAAGRFFSALLGGIFIGFGARFAGGCTSGHGISGTLQLSISSWIAAACFFIGGIAAAMVIL
- a CDS encoding mechanosensitive ion channel family protein; amino-acid sequence: MNTQYILSVIQHHALNLLAGVLIFAIGWFAIKGGLKFLRRSMKDRVDPTLAGFINSMAKVVLIIVLAISALGTAGIEMTSFVAIIGAASFAAGLALQGSLSNFAGGVILLLFRPFEVGDFISVGGDWGTVDEIQILYTTIYTPQQQKLYIPNGNLANERILNFSETSKRRLDMQFGIGYDDDFERAKKIIQDIAEKCELIYSKPEPTIRVGEHAGSSVEIFTRVWINPDHYWDVWFYMHEEVKKRLDRAGIDIPYPQQDVHFDQDVSEGLADTGS
- the ileS gene encoding isoleucine--tRNA ligase, whose protein sequence is MSQFPDLPEKNPGSREREIADEWYDMNLLEKCVEQRKDNEPYVFYEGPPTANGKPGIHHVIARTLKDTVCRYHTMQGYMVKRKGGWDTHGLPVEIEVEKELDLNSKEEIEEYGIDEFNQKCRQSVFEYEEQWREMTERMGYLIDMDDPYITLENDYIESVWWILDQFFEEGFIYEGHKILPYCARCGTGLASHEVAQGYEEITSNSVYVRVKRKDKNEYFLIWTTTPWTLAANVTLTVHPDKTYVKARYQGDLYYIEKDRAEEVFVEDYEIVERVKGEELEGIEYEQIMPFVEVKSDKDAFYVTLGDYVTAEEGTGIVHSAPAFGEEDYKTGQKYDLPVLQPVNEDGKYTDTPWEGQFVMDANENIVEWLIDNEKLVRSQKVDHNYPHCWRCDTPLLYYARGSWYIEMTRIKERLIENNDGVEWYPDFVGEKRFGNWLENLQDWALSRNRYWGTPLNIWRCDCGELTSVASVDEMRERAVNEVSEDIELHRPYVDEVLLECPECGGDMQRVEEVIDCWFDSGSMPFAQWHYPFENEDVFEEQFPADFICEGIDQTRGWFYSLIAISSFITGESPYKRVLVNDLILDAEGKKMSKSRGNTVDPFNMFEKYGADVLRWYLLQVSPPWTPTRFDEEGMQEIDSKFYRTLKNVYYFFKLYANTDEIDPREFSVDLEERNRIDRWVISRLHSTLAEVEKQMDEYHLTNAVRELQDFIDEDLSNWYIRRCRRRFWADELDRDKKSVFQTTYEVLEKLARAIAPFAPFISDDVHRSLTDSESVHLQDYPGADNELIAEDLEERMGLVRDLVTMGRAAREAEELKVRQPIARVLISSDHKDKLAELKPLLKEELNVKKVEHTEDPGQYMEYEVKPNFEKVGPQLRDKVKLFAGSLAEMDSRKTAKKLEAGEKLTVDLDGEKFTFGEEEVIINISSREGYSIGMEDNEFIILETELSPELKAEGYAREFISRVQNLRKKHDFDVLDRIKIYYSSSQEIDRAVEQFHDYISEETLADEIISVEESDLKEADEFELNGEPALIKVKRL
- the ltrA gene encoding group II intron reverse transcriptase/maturase; this encodes MVKCTYYTLKDRILDKWNMDRAAHTVFANEGSAGIDGQEIKHFKNNYKQNMRELHRQLWNGTYEPSPVLRVMIPKDSGGERPLGIPTVKDRIAQETVRRILSPIFEKIFCDCSFGFRPNRSALEAIVKVEEYREQGYKHVVDADIKGYFDNIDQDLLLDFLTERVNDGWVLRIIRSWLTAGVMTEDGIEDTPNGTPQGGVISPLLANVYLHQFDREMTDRGYKIVRYADDFVVLAKSKRKARRAMDVTEEIITEKLNLTLHPDKTELTNFGRGFEFLGYEFIAWRYKRPRRKALDRFKDKVRDITRRQQPFSVDVIIARLNPVIRGWANYFGHGNVKKLFRSLNEWIRMRLRSYKEGKKAHYHQNRRIPTAELKQLGLKSLTIVS
- a CDS encoding FMN-binding protein; protein product: MKGKGLKGFFLITAFLFVFVLGGTLIHAGEIMAAELYQGFSQADENGYVKAEVSLSNGEIVGVDLTEYDEMAREKGDDYDWEEWHEAMELLPQKFVEANDSEVEVISGATNTSEKAIEAVEMALARAEGEEYFSGTFMGISSIVERGWGVARVTVEVDEEAPEGYRIEDLRLEEISGDQFKDEDYGWEEFHAAQEEIAARMKEADTYEVETYTGATGSSELWQEAVEDALEKAGF